The following coding sequences lie in one Candidatus Polarisedimenticolaceae bacterium genomic window:
- the rplL gene encoding 50S ribosomal protein L7/L12, with amino-acid sequence MADLQTIAENLSSLTVIEAAQLVKMLEEKWGVSAAAPVAVAAVAGAGAAAAAPVEEKTEFNVILKEVGDKKINVIKVVREVTSLGLKEAKDLVDGAPKTVKEAVTKDEAEAIKKKFEAEGAKVEIQ; translated from the coding sequence ATGGCCGATCTGCAGACCATCGCGGAAAACCTGAGCTCGCTGACCGTCATCGAGGCCGCTCAGCTCGTCAAGATGCTCGAGGAGAAGTGGGGCGTCTCCGCCGCCGCCCCGGTCGCCGTCGCGGCCGTGGCGGGCGCGGGTGCCGCCGCCGCCGCCCCGGTCGAGGAGAAGACGGAGTTCAACGTCATCCTCAAGGAAGTGGGCGACAAGAAGATCAACGTCATCAAGGTCGTCCGCGAGGTCACGAGCCTGGGCCTGAAGGAGGCCAAGGATCTCGTCGACGGCGCGCCGAAGACCGTCAAGGAAGCCGTGACGAAGGACGAGGCCGAGGCCATCAAGAAGAAGTTCGAGGCCGAAGGCGCCAAGGTCGAGATCCAGTAG